Proteins encoded by one window of bacterium:
- a CDS encoding efflux RND transporter permease subunit — MLQKLIEFTLQRRWFVLALAGLMILLGFFALLRLPFDAFPDTTPVMVQVNVSAPGWSPEEVERQITFPVERELSGLSGLTEVRSVSKFGLSQVNLVFEDRIDTYLARQQTSERLGSVELPDGVEAPKLGPVSTGLGEVLQYVVVSSSTDQTDARTVQDWIIKPQLQSVPGVAEINGWGGFEKQYQVLIDPNRIIQYDLHLEEVVEAIGRGVRNVPGGEMVRGGEQTVVQGIGQVSTREEIESLVVKSRNGVPVHLHDIADVVVGHEIRRGSATYQGNGEVVLGLGFMLTGENSREVTQRLVDRIEAIKPTLPPGVEIKTVYSRTDLVNRVLDTVTHNLMYGALLVIAVLFAFLGNIRAGLIVASAIPLSMLFAFDLMTRFGVVGSLMSLGAIDFGLAVDNAVIQVENAVSRLSRSNESQSRLTVIRDAILEVRKPTLFGELIIMLVYLPILTLEGVEGKMFRPMALTVIFVLLGSLLLSFTVLPAMLGAFLKRPKVHAEPKLVLWLQKRYRSLLGWSLAHRAVVLTAAVLFLIIGLLQFNRLGSEFVPRLNEGTIAVNFVKLTGISLEQSTMYGDRVEKLIKARFPDEVDHLWTRTGTAELSTDPMGLEVSDLFITLKPQEEWTRASSQQELVAAIDAEVNDLPGMNRVFTQPIEMRANEMIAGIRADLGIKIFGDDLRVLEERAERISALVETIPGAADVTIEQLTGQPVFQLAVDRQRISRHDLPASEVLTYVEAIGGIEAGEVYEGQRRFDLVVKLDSAYTEVPDDIERIPLQSYAGAQLTLDQVTSPTLSSGPASITREWGKRRAIVQANVRDRDIGSFVDEVRERIANEITLPPGYFVQYGGQFENLERAQARLALVVPLALLLIFGLLYWTYGSARDAILIFSGVPLAALGGVIALTIREMPFSISAGVGFITLSGIAVLNGLVLVSSIKRFRSEGASLEVAIEQSAVSRLRPVMMTALVAAIGFLPMALSSSIGAEVQRPLATVVIGGILTSTALTLIILPLLYSLFGKRSAVEG; from the coding sequence ATGCTGCAGAAGCTCATAGAGTTTACACTGCAGCGGCGGTGGTTTGTTCTCGCGCTTGCCGGGCTGATGATCCTGCTTGGTTTCTTTGCGCTCCTTCGACTGCCGTTTGATGCGTTCCCGGATACGACGCCGGTCATGGTCCAGGTGAATGTTTCTGCTCCCGGCTGGTCGCCGGAAGAAGTTGAGCGTCAGATCACCTTCCCTGTCGAGCGAGAACTTTCCGGTCTGAGCGGTCTGACCGAGGTCCGTTCGGTTTCCAAGTTTGGACTTTCTCAGGTGAATCTCGTCTTCGAAGATCGCATCGACACCTATCTCGCGCGTCAGCAGACGAGCGAACGATTAGGTTCGGTTGAACTCCCCGATGGTGTTGAAGCACCTAAGCTGGGACCGGTCTCCACTGGTCTAGGTGAAGTGCTTCAATATGTGGTCGTCAGTTCGTCGACCGATCAGACGGATGCCCGCACCGTACAGGATTGGATAATCAAACCGCAACTTCAATCGGTGCCGGGTGTCGCCGAGATCAATGGCTGGGGCGGTTTTGAAAAGCAATACCAGGTGCTGATCGATCCGAATCGGATCATCCAGTACGATCTGCATCTGGAAGAGGTCGTCGAGGCGATCGGCCGCGGGGTACGGAATGTCCCCGGTGGCGAGATGGTGCGCGGCGGCGAACAGACCGTCGTGCAGGGGATCGGCCAGGTCAGCACTCGTGAAGAGATCGAGTCGCTGGTGGTGAAATCGCGCAATGGCGTGCCGGTGCATTTGCATGATATCGCCGATGTAGTCGTGGGACATGAGATCCGTCGCGGCTCCGCTACTTATCAAGGGAATGGCGAAGTAGTGCTCGGGCTTGGCTTCATGCTGACCGGCGAGAATTCACGCGAAGTGACACAGCGACTGGTCGACCGGATCGAAGCGATCAAACCAACGCTCCCGCCCGGCGTGGAGATCAAGACTGTTTACTCGCGAACCGACCTGGTCAACAGAGTACTCGACACTGTCACGCACAATCTAATGTATGGTGCGTTACTGGTCATAGCGGTGCTGTTTGCATTTCTGGGGAATATTCGCGCAGGACTTATCGTCGCCTCGGCGATACCGCTCTCAATGCTGTTTGCGTTTGATCTGATGACTCGCTTTGGGGTGGTAGGGTCGCTGATGTCGCTCGGGGCAATTGACTTTGGGCTGGCGGTCGATAATGCGGTGATACAAGTGGAGAACGCGGTTAGCCGTCTCTCCCGGAGCAATGAGTCGCAGTCGCGATTGACGGTCATACGAGATGCCATTCTGGAGGTGCGCAAGCCGACTCTCTTCGGAGAACTGATCATCATGCTGGTCTATCTCCCGATCCTGACACTCGAAGGAGTCGAGGGGAAGATGTTCCGCCCGATGGCGCTGACAGTGATATTTGTGCTGCTCGGTTCGTTGCTGCTGTCATTTACCGTGCTTCCGGCGATGCTGGGAGCATTTCTCAAACGACCGAAAGTTCACGCTGAACCAAAACTCGTGCTCTGGTTGCAGAAGAGATACCGGAGTTTGCTTGGGTGGTCATTGGCGCACCGTGCGGTTGTGTTGACTGCCGCAGTGCTGTTCCTCATAATCGGGTTGCTTCAATTCAATCGACTCGGCTCGGAGTTTGTGCCGCGACTGAATGAAGGGACGATTGCGGTCAATTTCGTCAAGTTGACGGGCATATCGCTCGAACAGTCGACAATGTACGGTGACCGGGTAGAAAAGTTGATCAAGGCGAGATTCCCGGATGAGGTCGATCACCTCTGGACGCGTACGGGGACGGCTGAACTTTCGACCGACCCGATGGGGCTGGAGGTCTCGGATCTCTTCATTACGCTTAAGCCTCAGGAAGAATGGACGCGGGCCTCATCTCAGCAAGAACTGGTGGCGGCAATCGATGCCGAGGTGAATGATCTTCCCGGCATGAACCGCGTATTCACCCAGCCGATCGAGATGCGGGCGAATGAAATGATCGCAGGCATCCGAGCGGATCTTGGGATCAAGATATTCGGAGATGATCTTCGAGTGCTCGAAGAACGGGCGGAGAGAATCTCCGCGCTGGTGGAGACAATTCCCGGTGCGGCCGATGTGACTATCGAGCAGTTGACCGGCCAGCCGGTCTTTCAACTGGCGGTGGACCGTCAGCGGATCTCCCGCCACGATCTCCCAGCATCAGAAGTGTTGACCTATGTAGAGGCGATCGGCGGGATCGAAGCAGGCGAAGTGTACGAGGGTCAGCGCCGATTCGATCTGGTGGTGAAGCTTGACTCGGCTTATACGGAAGTACCGGATGATATCGAGCGGATCCCACTCCAATCGTATGCCGGGGCGCAACTGACTCTTGATCAGGTGACCAGTCCGACGCTTTCATCCGGTCCGGCCAGTATCACGCGCGAGTGGGGGAAACGTCGGGCAATCGTGCAGGCGAATGTGCGTGACCGCGATATCGGCTCATTCGTCGATGAAGTTCGGGAGCGGATCGCCAACGAGATAACCTTGCCGCCCGGCTATTTTGTTCAGTATGGCGGGCAGTTTGAAAATCTGGAACGAGCGCAGGCGCGACTTGCGCTGGTCGTGCCACTCGCCCTCTTGCTGATCTTTGGTCTGCTCTATTGGACCTACGGTTCTGCGCGCGATGCCATCCTGATCTTCAGCGGCGTCCCGCTGGCAGCATTGGGTGGCGTGATCGCGTTGACCATTCGCGAAATGCCGTTTTCAATCTCGGCAGGAGTTGGGTTTATCACGCTCTCCGGTATCGCGGTCCTCAATGGACTGGTGCTGGTCTCTTCGATCAAACGATTCCGTTCGGAGGGTGCCTCGTTGGAAGTGGCAATCGAGCAAAGTGCGGTGTCACGGTTACGTCCCGTGATGATGACTGCGCTGGTGGCGGCAATCGGCTTTCTGCCGATGGCGCTTTCGTCGTCGATCGGCGCCGAGGTTCAGCGTCCGCTGGCAACAGTCGTGATCGGCGGGATCCTGACCTCGACTGCATTAACGTTGATCATTCTCCCTCTCCTTTACTCGCTTTTCGGCAAACGAAGCGCTGTCGAAGGGTGA
- a CDS encoding Rrf2 family transcriptional regulator, with the protein MISKTGVHAALALTMMAQLKPGEYAGTVTIAKEIGAPQNYLGKLLNTLAGVGLLESQKGFGGGFRLARKAAEISLYDIVEPIDKVSRWSGCLLGKGSCTPSSPCAVHDRWKRVREEYMHFLKETTLEDLARNRVMLPA; encoded by the coding sequence ATGATTTCAAAAACTGGTGTACATGCTGCTTTGGCCCTGACGATGATGGCCCAACTGAAACCCGGCGAATATGCCGGGACTGTGACTATCGCCAAAGAGATCGGCGCACCTCAGAATTATCTCGGCAAGCTTCTCAATACCTTGGCGGGAGTAGGACTGCTCGAGTCGCAGAAGGGGTTTGGTGGTGGATTTCGCCTGGCACGCAAAGCGGCCGAGATCTCTCTCTATGATATAGTCGAACCGATCGACAAGGTCAGCCGATGGTCCGGTTGCTTGCTGGGAAAAGGGTCCTGCACACCAAGTTCGCCGTGCGCCGTGCATGACCGATGGAAACGGGTGCGCGAAGAATATATGCACTTCCTGAAAGAGACAACGCTGGAGGATCTGGCTCGCAACCGAGTGATGTTGCCGGCCTGA
- a CDS encoding hemerythrin domain-containing protein codes for MKPTEILSSEHRVIESMLTVLERICQKAEEAGKLDREDASSVVTFIRMFADKCHHGKEEGQLFPAMEAKGVPCESGPIGVMLSEHEQGRLFVRGMAEHLESATTGDHPALRSFVENALSYVLLLRAHILKEDNILFPMAARLMSPEEQAALLAQFEVVESDHMGTGTHEKFLQLAEELTSKYGVEKKWTAATTQCACSHHH; via the coding sequence ATGAAACCGACTGAAATTCTCTCAAGCGAACACCGCGTGATCGAGTCAATGCTGACTGTCCTCGAGCGGATCTGTCAGAAGGCTGAAGAAGCCGGGAAACTTGACCGCGAGGATGCCAGCAGTGTGGTCACTTTCATCCGGATGTTTGCGGACAAGTGCCATCACGGCAAAGAAGAGGGGCAGCTTTTTCCGGCCATGGAGGCCAAAGGTGTTCCTTGCGAATCTGGACCAATTGGGGTAATGTTAAGCGAGCACGAGCAGGGTCGCCTCTTTGTGCGTGGCATGGCCGAGCATCTCGAGTCCGCCACCACCGGTGATCATCCTGCCCTCCGGTCGTTTGTTGAAAACGCACTCTCCTATGTCCTGCTGCTTCGCGCTCACATTCTCAAAGAAGACAATATTCTTTTCCCGATGGCGGCGCGGCTGATGTCGCCCGAGGAACAGGCCGCATTGCTGGCGCAGTTCGAAGTTGTCGAGTCCGATCATATGGGAACCGGCACGCACGAGAAGTTTCTGCAACTGGCAGAAGAGTTGACATCCAAATACGGTGTCGAAAAGAAATGGACCGCGGCGACCACCCAGTGCGCCTGCAGTCATCATCACTAA
- a CDS encoding flippase-like domain-containing protein, translated as MTIPEQTPEVTTTPHPARKWIIRAVKFILTILVIYFAGREIAANWQEMVNYEWKINWWLLLLSVVLHLLAFAFFSQDWCWLMRGFDLKVPLRHGFKLAYIANLGRYIPGRIWPIFGMVYIAKQMKISDSVAVASWGLALLFGMPPSFLAVFLATSLYPEMLSPDLRQYLGSALYLGMAVTLGISLLLLFAPNRSLALANFCLRLIKRPSIHFHLKIPQAALVYFGYFFGWLLYGLAFYVFIHAVAPSSNIPVLAAIGAFILSYQIGYLAIFTPGGLGARELVMIAVLTPFLGPAAAGIAVAARLWNTLSDIVASAIALKIKI; from the coding sequence GTGACCATACCAGAGCAGACTCCCGAAGTGACCACCACGCCGCACCCCGCGCGCAAGTGGATCATCCGTGCGGTGAAATTCATCCTCACCATTCTGGTGATCTATTTTGCCGGACGCGAGATCGCCGCCAATTGGCAGGAGATGGTCAACTACGAGTGGAAGATCAACTGGTGGTTGTTGCTCCTCTCTGTGGTACTCCATCTGCTTGCGTTCGCCTTTTTCTCGCAGGATTGGTGCTGGTTGATGCGCGGGTTCGATCTCAAGGTCCCGTTGCGACACGGCTTTAAACTCGCCTATATCGCCAACCTCGGACGCTACATTCCGGGGAGGATCTGGCCGATCTTTGGCATGGTCTACATCGCCAAGCAGATGAAGATCTCTGACTCGGTCGCGGTTGCATCGTGGGGATTGGCGTTGCTCTTCGGTATGCCGCCTTCTTTCCTGGCAGTTTTTCTTGCGACCAGTTTGTATCCGGAAATGCTCTCGCCCGACCTGCGACAATATCTTGGGTCAGCGCTCTATCTCGGAATGGCGGTGACACTCGGTATCTCGCTGTTATTGCTGTTTGCGCCGAATCGTTCTCTCGCTCTGGCCAACTTCTGTCTGCGATTGATCAAACGTCCGAGCATCCATTTTCATCTCAAGATCCCGCAGGCGGCGTTGGTCTATTTCGGCTACTTCTTTGGCTGGCTGTTGTACGGTCTGGCGTTTTATGTTTTCATCCATGCGGTCGCCCCGTCTTCCAATATCCCGGTCCTGGCGGCGATCGGGGCATTTATCCTGTCATATCAAATCGGCTATCTGGCGATCTTTACGCCGGGGGGACTCGGGGCCAGAGAGCTGGTGATGATCGCGGTTTTGACTCCATTTCTGGGCCCGGCGGCCGCCGGAATCGCCGTTGCGGCACGGCTCTGGAATACCTTATCCGATATAGTAGCCTCAGCCATCGCCCTCAAAATCAAGATTTGA
- a CDS encoding nitric-oxide reductase large subunit — MRKLWIAFWSVIIISFAVLGWAGFKIYQEKPPIPESVVTTDGTVVIAAGEITAGQNVWQSLGGMEIGSIWGHGGYVAPDWTADWLHRECVFILNDWSATDFGTAYDQLPLEQQAMLQSRLTSLMRTNGYDKSTNSIRIDPVRQRAFESNLAYYTNLYTEGHVKYAIPSGTLTDPVKLRQISSFYFWTAWAASTNRPNDNITYTSNWPHEPLIENRPTPDAMIWTGVSILMLLGGVGLLVWYHASQPKEALAEKIPTTDPLLTNQPTPSQLATIKYFWVVAGLFLLQIIMGVITAHYGVEGDGFYGIQIDKWLPYVVTRTWHTQLGIFWIATAWLAAGLYIGPAVSGFEPKYQKLGVNVLFGALLVVVLGSMTGEWLSVKGMLSGDAWFYFGHQGYEYVDLGRVWQIALLIGLVLWVWLVGRNIFAAIRKGGEQKSLLTMFIISAIAIGAFYAAGLMWGKSTHLSIVEYWRWWVVHLWVEGFFEVFATVVIAFMFARLQLIRISTANSSVLFATTIFLTGGIIGTLHHLYFSGTPTAVMALGSVFSALEVVPLTIIGFEAWDNIRLSRSTPWVARYRWPILFFVSVAFWNMVGAGLFGFMINPPIALYYMQGLNTTPVHGHAALFGVYGMLGIGLMLFCLRILYVRSDWNDKVIKFSFWTINFGLFAMVVISLLPVGLLQTWASVEHGYWFARSAEFLYSPTVQVFKWLRAIGDTVFAVGAVVLSLFVFGLATGHSLLKRKGGKMTDAGEVRDQVIK, encoded by the coding sequence ATGAGAAAACTATGGATCGCTTTTTGGAGCGTGATCATCATCTCCTTCGCCGTGCTCGGCTGGGCCGGTTTTAAGATCTATCAGGAGAAGCCCCCGATCCCGGAGAGTGTGGTCACCACTGACGGTACTGTGGTGATCGCGGCCGGTGAGATCACTGCCGGCCAGAATGTCTGGCAATCACTCGGCGGCATGGAGATCGGCTCGATCTGGGGACACGGCGGCTATGTTGCCCCCGACTGGACCGCGGACTGGCTTCATCGAGAGTGCGTTTTCATTCTCAACGACTGGAGTGCGACCGACTTTGGCACTGCCTACGACCAGCTACCGCTGGAACAACAGGCGATGCTGCAATCTCGCCTGACCAGCCTGATGAGAACCAACGGTTACGACAAGTCGACTAACAGTATTCGGATCGACCCGGTCCGCCAGCGAGCCTTCGAAAGCAATCTGGCGTATTACACGAATTTGTATACCGAAGGGCATGTTAAGTACGCTATCCCGAGCGGGACTCTGACCGATCCGGTGAAGCTGCGACAGATATCATCATTCTATTTCTGGACCGCCTGGGCGGCTTCGACCAATCGGCCGAATGATAATATCACTTACACCAGCAACTGGCCACACGAGCCGTTGATCGAAAACCGTCCGACACCAGATGCCATGATCTGGACCGGCGTTTCCATCCTGATGTTGCTCGGTGGCGTTGGTCTGCTGGTCTGGTACCATGCGTCGCAGCCGAAAGAGGCTCTGGCGGAAAAGATCCCTACTACTGATCCATTGTTGACCAATCAGCCGACCCCTTCGCAATTGGCGACAATCAAATATTTCTGGGTGGTGGCTGGCCTTTTCCTCCTGCAGATCATCATGGGTGTGATCACTGCACATTATGGTGTAGAAGGTGACGGCTTCTACGGAATTCAGATCGACAAATGGCTTCCTTATGTTGTGACCCGCACCTGGCACACGCAACTGGGGATCTTCTGGATCGCCACTGCCTGGCTGGCCGCCGGTCTGTATATCGGCCCAGCCGTCTCAGGATTCGAGCCGAAATACCAGAAGCTTGGTGTCAACGTGCTGTTCGGCGCTCTATTGGTTGTGGTCCTCGGTTCGATGACCGGTGAATGGTTGTCGGTGAAGGGAATGCTTTCGGGTGACGCCTGGTTCTACTTTGGTCACCAGGGATATGAGTATGTTGACCTTGGTCGTGTCTGGCAGATCGCCTTGTTGATCGGACTTGTTCTCTGGGTCTGGTTGGTCGGGCGAAATATCTTTGCCGCGATCAGAAAAGGGGGAGAGCAGAAGTCACTCCTTACCATGTTTATCATCTCGGCGATCGCGATCGGCGCGTTTTATGCCGCCGGCCTGATGTGGGGGAAGAGTACTCATCTTTCAATAGTAGAATATTGGCGCTGGTGGGTTGTCCACCTTTGGGTGGAAGGGTTCTTTGAGGTCTTTGCCACTGTCGTGATCGCCTTTATGTTCGCGCGACTGCAGTTGATACGGATCTCAACCGCCAACTCTTCGGTGCTGTTTGCGACCACGATCTTCCTGACCGGCGGGATCATCGGCACATTGCACCATCTCTATTTCTCCGGCACTCCGACAGCCGTGATGGCGCTTGGATCGGTCTTTAGTGCACTCGAGGTTGTCCCGCTGACGATCATCGGATTCGAGGCCTGGGATAATATCCGGTTGTCACGCTCGACGCCATGGGTGGCGCGCTACCGATGGCCGATCCTCTTCTTTGTTTCAGTCGCATTCTGGAATATGGTTGGCGCTGGTCTTTTCGGCTTCATGATCAATCCGCCGATCGCCCTCTATTATATGCAGGGTCTGAACACTACGCCGGTGCACGGACATGCCGCGCTGTTCGGAGTCTATGGAATGCTCGGAATCGGCCTGATGTTGTTCTGTCTGCGCATTCTCTACGTCCGTTCGGACTGGAATGACAAGGTCATTAAGTTTTCATTCTGGACGATCAATTTTGGTCTGTTTGCGATGGTCGTAATCAGCCTTCTGCCCGTTGGTCTATTGCAGACCTGGGCCTCGGTTGAGCATGGCTACTGGTTCGCCCGAAGTGCGGAGTTCCTCTATTCACCGACCGTGCAGGTATTCAAATGGCTGCGCGCGATCGGTGATACCGTATTCGCAGTTGGCGCGGTTGTGCTGTCGCTGTTTGTCTTTGGATTGGCCACCGGCCATTCACTGCTAAAGCGCAAGGGGGGAAAGATGACTGATGCTGGAGAAGTGCGGGACCAGGTCATCAAATAG